The following is a genomic window from Pseudophryne corroboree isolate aPseCor3 chromosome 3, aPseCor3.hap2, whole genome shotgun sequence.
AGGGAGATGccaggcacccgctgagattgtgtcacCAGCGGGCGCCCAGCTCTTTCCGCTCAgaggcagctggaggcaggagctcactcccgagctcctgcttccggctcaggcagtgtacgtGTACGGCTGTGAGCtatgtgagagacgtcatgacgtctctcccatagttccgaggagcgggaggCCATACGGAGATCAGTGGTCCAGAAGCACGAGTGGGACCGGTGAGTATTGTGGGGGGTTTTTAGgggtagggcatacttgcctactctcccggaatggccgggaggctcccgaaaatcgggtgaccctcccggccccacggaagagcaggcaagtctcccggaaacgggggtccccctgcccgtccgcccacttagtatgtaaagtgggcggtccgggcagttgatgacgcgattcttgcagaatcgcgtcatcatagccacgccccctgtcgtgtaatgccggtgatcgcggcattacagagcgggggcgtggcttaaagtggGTGACAGCGtgaccccccccttcctccgcccccccccccccccccccgccccgcccttgctccgcctccaccctgcctcctccccacgtcatatccctcctctgcccccttgctgagccgacctggctgctctctcccgcagagagcagccaggatgtcggcaagtaTGGGGTAGGGGggtgtatgtaagcggcactaccagggAGCACATCTACagtgggcacatctactggggacatatctacagtgggaatatctacagggggcataactactgcctaggggcatatgtactggggcataactactgggggcaggctaatttttgagttggtaatttttgtatggcccctgaaagaTTTTATAGATATCCAAAtgacccttggtagaaaaaaggttccccatccctgctatagaCAATAGTGTTCAATattaatacagtgtataaaaagaccagtgcttgcattaatgtccagggtcgctaCTAGGTTATAtcgccgctcccccagactcccgcactccaATGTTCAGCAGAGTGgaagattgtgtactgcatttggaaacacccccttcccccctagAAATCCTGCAGTTGCCACTgccacttgtctactaccctttctattaagtaatttttcctcaaatttctcctgaacctccccccctccagtctcggtGCATGTCCTTATgtactattgcttctcttcatttggagaatgtttccctcctggactttggtaaaacccttggtatatatgaaagtttctatcatgcccccccctttcccttctctgctccaaactatacatattgagatttcttagtctttctgggtatgttgtgtgatataggccatgcaccatgttagttgccctcctttgtacagtctctaatgtattaatatccttctgaagatatggcctccagaattgaacaccgtattctagatgaggccgtaccaatgacctataaagtggcattattactttgttctgctgctgattcctctccctatgcaaccaagcatctgactagctttcctcgttgcttcctcagtagtttccagtatagtgcaattAATACTATATTATATATTAGCCTTggagtgtctaccctgttgcataccttttgtgtcatctgcaaaaaggcatactttccctttaatgccatttgcaatgccaCCGATTAATATTAAAAAGCATCGGTTCAAGTACAGATCCGTGGGTTTCTCCACTGGtaatatttccctcctgtgaatgcactccatttactacaactctgttttctatcctgcaaccaagatattatccattcaacaatcttagtatccaatcccaagatttcaagtttatttagcagtctgcgatgtggaacagagtcaaaagccttactaaattctagataaactatatccacggctccacctttatccatcactttagtcacagtcaaaaaagtcaataagatttgttggacacgatctcccccagtgaatccatgctgtttgggatcctgtaaattgctggatttgagataatctacaactttttCTGTTAAGAATGTTTCCATCTACCCTTCTAATGTATGTCTGTTCTACCATGCATGTTTTTGTATGTACTAcaaatattgcttcaataaaaatatgttaaaaaaaaaaaagaatgtttccatcaatttccctactactgatgtaaggcttactggcttGTAGTTGTTTgccccttgcttccacttttgtgcagtgggactacattcactcttttccagtcctctggaatgactcctgtagctaatgactaggTGAAtagttctgttaatggtgctaccagcacctctttaagctcttttagtttccttggatgtatcccatctggccccatagatttgtccactttcagctttgagatttctgttaggatcttctcctctgtaaatgtacttgtttaatttttctaaatatccctgcaacttaactgtggccctttttcttctctttcagtagtgaatactgagcaaaaataaatattaagattatctgctattacattgtctccctcaacaagactcccagtctctgtctttagttttattattctgccttttgtttttctcctttcacttgtaTACCTAAGTTTTGCATGATACACTGGGTGTCTTATGTGTGCCCAGGGATGTATGACATGGGGAACAGTGGCGGACGCACCAGTTACTCACTTTTTATATCTATGTGTGCTCTGTGCTGTTTATTCTAATTATTATACTTCCTCCTAGACCACTGAGCTGTGAGGAACCTGAGTGTTTACTAGATGTCACTTGAGGATGAGATGCATCACTGATTCCctgatggacaaggacaggagtcacatgtctgagaggatactaaatctcaccctggagatcatctacctgctgactggggaggtgaggggatctgggagtgtcacactgacatcacttatatctatagtaataatacaagaatatgactggggaggtgaggggatctgggagcgtcacagtgacatcacttatatctatagtaataatacagggacatgactggggaggtgagtcaaTCTTGGAGTGTATGCAGTGATATTTGGTGTCTCCTCTATATACAGGAATACCCAGTAGCGATTAAGACATCTGGTGAGTgggagacacccagcagccgtccccttgtgtcaggaggactgagcaggacccaaagccccatcacggtgcctccacctcacccactgatacatgagaggcacaatgaccagaagatcctggaactcaccaagaagatcattcagctgctgactggagaggtgactgctgggaatgggacattatacagtaacaccaggggacgcgcttgagtgatgactggagaggtgactgctggtaatgggacattatacagtaacaccgggggatgtatctgggtgatgactggagaggtgactgctgggaatgggacataatatagtaacaccgggggatgtgtctggatgatgactggagaggtgactgcagggaatgggacattatacagtaacaccaggagacgtgtctgggtgatgactggagaggtgactgctgggaatggggcattatacagtaacaccagggcatgtgtttgggtgatgactggagaggtgactgctgggaatggggcattaaacagtaacaccaggggatgtgtctgggtgatgactggagaggagactgctgggaatggggctttatacagtaacgccaggggatgtgtctgggtgatgactggagaggtgactgctgggaatggggcattatacagtaacaccaggggatgtgtctgggtgatgactggagaggtgactgctgggaatggggcattatacagtaacaccaggggatgtgtctgggtgatgactggagaggagactgctgggaatggggcattatacagtaacgccaggggatgtgtctgggtgatgactggagaggtgactgctgggaatgggacattatacaggcacactagtggacgtgtctgggtgatgactggggaggtgactgctgggaatgggacattatacagtaacaccaggggatgtgtctgggtgatgactgtatcactgtgtgtgtcaggttcctataaggtgtcaggatgtcactgtctatgtctccatgcaggaggaggagtatatagaggaacacaggggtctgtacaaggacgtgatgatggaggatcaccggcccctcacatcactgggtaagaggagactgtcatttattgtacaggggagagcaggtatgggggcccctatatacacatcatctgataagcacatatatacactgtactccgtcactgtgtgtctcttacagatgggcccagtaacagagataccccagagagatgtccccgtcctctgtattccctggattgtacagaggagaatcatggGTTCCCAcaagaggatcaggtaggtgggatataGGGTCTCGCCAATATAACAAAGTGACTGTCATTGTATCAGTCGTTCTCTTCTTTATGTACAAGTACCCCCAAAGGGGGATACTCACTGTGATGTACAGGGGTACTTATTGCTCTGTAGTGATGGGGCTGGTGCAGGATATACAGGTGATAATGAGACACAGGGAAAGCAGAGTAATTGGGAGTCTCTAGCCCCATGCACCACAGTAGAACCCTGATAACAACATGAAAACATCTATCCCTGTATAAGAAGGCAGATGTGGATTAGTGTTTTTGTACATTTTAAATTTTTTACAATTACAACTAGTAATATGTGAGAGATGTATatgggtattttttattttttttagatcttGTTTATTGCTTTTgtatagagatgaacgggttcggatttactcggttcttaacgccagaattatcgcaagttctctttttctggatttttcttattggctaaccgaaacgtgatgtccgtgagccaataaggagattcggataaatccgagtaaaaccgaacccgctcttctctacTTTTGTATATAACGGCACCTAAACACTTGACATAATAGCAATTATATTCACTTCAAATGTATTGCTTTGCAAACGTCGGGGTACAAAAAAGGCAAATAGACTGCAAGGGGGTACCCAGAGGGATATGACTGAGAACAATTGCACTATATGGTCTGTACAGAGCTGTGTGTCTAATACACTGATAGTCTCCTGATTACTCTGAGTAATGATGTCCAGCATTAATAAAGCATTATTTTATATATAGGTTATCCAGAgtgaaaatctaacaaatataaagggtgaagatacagagggaaaagaagagacatatgtgactgatatgaaggcagaagatacagagggagaagagacgtatgtaacagatatgaaggcagaagatatagagggagaagaaaagccgtatgtgactgatatgaaggcagaagatgtagagggagaagaagagacgtatgtgaccgatACGAAGGCAAaaggtatagagggagaagaagagacgtatgtgactgatatgaaggtagaagatatagagggagaagaagagacgtatgtgactgatatgaaggcagaagatacagagggagaagaagagacgtatgtgactgatatgaaggcagaagatacagagggagaagaagagacgtatgtgactgatatgaaggcagaagatacagagggagaagaagagacgtatgtgactgatatgaaggcagaagatacagagggagaagaagagacgtatgtgactgatgtgaaggcagaagatatagagggagaagaagagatctaTGTGACTGATGTGAAGGcagaagatgtagagggagaagaagagacgtatgtgaggggtgatcagcagtgtaaggaggaggagatccctacagatatcagcacaggtgagtaataaacactaattACAGAAATGAGtctcatattctccttgctcagttactgccgcaatctcttatcctacaccctcctctgtcagtacaaactaatgagggaaatgtatctgcccattGGGGGAGTAAAGTGCCATCAGCCGCTATTAtgcttctgctctccccctcacatcatgtcactgtgtgataccagccaaaacatctgaccagtctcctccccacactctctggtgtatgtcatacatcaggagccatcagcccctattatactactctcctcctcacatcatgtcactgtgtgttaccagcccagagatctgaccagtctcctccccacactctctggtgtatctcatacatcaggtgccatcagcccctattatactcctgctctccccctcacatcatgtcactgtgtgttaccagcccagagatctgaccagtctcctccccacactctggtgtatctcatacaccaggagccatcagcccctattatactcctgctctccccctcacatcatgtcactgtgtgttaccagcccagagatcggaccagtctcctccccacactctctggtgtatctcatacatcaggagccatcagcccctattatactcctgctctccccctcacatcatgtcactgtgtgttaccagcccagagatctgaccagtctcctccccacactctctggtgtatctcatacatcaggagccatcagcccctattatactcctgctctccccctcacatcatgtcactgtgtgttaccagcccagagtactgaccagtctcctctccacactctctggtgtatctcatacatcaggagccatcagcccctattatactcctgctctccccctcacatcatgtcactgtgtgttaccagcccagagatctgaccagtctcctccccacactctctgatgtatctcatacatcaggagcctaccGAGTGGGAGCTCTTTGGAGTTCTATGTATACATTTGGGTGGCCAGCTCTTTCCTCTTTCTTCCCATGCAATTCCCTGGGGGAAGCTATCTGGAAAAGCATTCCATTTTCCTGGGAGAGGGCTGGGGAATCCAGCAGCCCACACACAGAGCTCTAGATTCCGCCAGGGATACAAGTGAGTACATTTAACCTTTTATATACACATTTTAAGTACATTCAACAGAACTGCATTCCCTGAGCCCTGCACCAGGTTCCACATATCCAGGCACTGCAGTCGGGTTGCAGTGCCTTATAACACAATCCAAAATAACATTTAGatattaaaaatatgtttaaatatACACTAACTAGTTGGCCTGGGGGCTTCCCATGcctttgcaaatgtatgcaactgagatctccgAAATTTCTACAACCATATAGTTATCAAATCCTGTTGTTGATGTCATCCTGAGTACTGGGGGATACTAGTGTTTCTCGTTCAGAATAACCCCTCCCATTTatgcacctggatgacattactaattggattGGACCAGCCAAACTTCATGTGAATATACAGTACCGTCACGCCCACCTGTAGGTGCTCCCCGCTGCAGCCATGGAAACCAattttgtatattttatattgtaaagGTAAAATCTTTATTAAACTCTTTCTAAAATCAATGTGCTCTTATTAGACAATATAGAGGGACGATGAAAGTAGTTACATCAATTCTAGAGTCTGTAGAGGGCAACGTACTAATCCAAGACAGACCTACATGTGGCAGACAAAAACAACACCCTTACCCTTTACTATCCAATGCACACCAGAATTTCTTTACGAAGtcctatgtgggtcattccgagttgttcgctcgctagctgcttttagcagcattgcacactcgaggccgccgccctctgggagtgtatgttcgcttagcagaattgcgaacaaaagagtagcagaattgcgaataaattattcttagccgtttctgagtagctcgagacttactcctacactgcgatcagctctgcccatttcgttcctggtttgacgtcacaaacacgccctgcgttcggtcagccactcccccgtttctccagccactcctgcgttttatgctggcacgcctgcgtttttccacacactcccagaaaatggtcagtttccgcccagaaacacccacttcctgtcaatcacactccgatcacttcaacgatgaaaattcttagttcggacgtgagtaaatctactaagttttgtgctaaattacttagcgcatgcacactgcgtaccatgcgcatgcgcatttttgccttaatcaccccgttgcgaaaatcggcaatgagcgaacaactcggaatgaccccctttatctttgCACATTTAGGTTAAGAAACCTATGGAACATATTCACCATAAAGATAATACGAGTAACATCTATGGGATTAAGGAATATCCCATAAGGGTACCTTGCACCATATAAATATATCCGACTCCTTTAGACCATTATCTGGTAGCTATAAAAGCTAACTTGTGCCTCCCAGCCTCCGTAACCACTATAAAAGCAAATATCATAGGCAGTCCCTGTTACTTATCGGCATTGAACATCATTATTGCTGACAGCTGCAAAAATCAAAACAAACTCCCTAGTCTAGAATGATTTTAGGTATACTAAACAAAACGCCATTATCGATTACATATTTTGAGACATATTAGGTAGGGGCCTACTTACTTTATACAGAACACAAAACCTATGCAGCAATAAAGCTCCATATAACACGGAGTCTCTCAGTAAGCTTGGTTGCTGTCAGTCAATGCATTGGCCACTCCCTCACTACCATACATGAGAGCCAAAAGGCAGGGGAATCCAGCTTGGATGTGAACAAGCCCCTCGGTGAAACGTACGTCAGCCAGCACCCGACAACATGAGGGGAGGCAGTGGCAGCAATCTGCTCTGTCCATGGCCGCATCCACAAGGCACCATAGCCATTACCGCCACACATCAGGGATCCTTTGACAGGTATTCAGCGCCCTCTCATCCAGCCAGCAGTCTCCTTAACACCACTGCAATGTAGTTTGTATAATGGGTGAGGGTGACAGCTGGCAGGAAAGCAGAAGTGTGCACTGTTCTCTTCTTGCAACTCTCATTATTCCGTCCACTGCAGATCACCGCACatatggggtcattccaagttcagcgtagctgtgccaaatttagcaccgctacaatcttctttcctgacatgcggggggacgcccagcacagggctagcccgccccgcatgtcagtccacagggggcgatgcctttgcacttctagagtagttcccggccagcgcagctttagtgtgctggccgggagctactcattgctccccggcccacagcggttgcgtgtgacatcacgcagccactgcggcccgcccccgttcggtccagccagcctgcgttggccggaccaaagccgccattccgccccctcccgccaagcgatcacctctacctgtcaatcaggcagaggcgatcgcatccctgctacagccttcggccatctggcatgcgccggcgcactacatcGCTgatgcatgcgcagcagggacccgttctctCTGCTGcgttaaactgcagcgagcgaacgggtcagtgtGACCCCCCATGGATCAAAAGTATAAAGTGGCGCTGCATCACAGGCATATGGTTATCTGTCTCTTCCAATTATATATGCaatgtatgtgtattatatatCAAAACTAACATACTGTATAGTGCTACATGGTCTGAGCGAACGCACCTGTTAGCTTCCTCAGAATGATACACAGTCTTTGCAAGCCCCCATGTAAGAAATTCCACACGGGACACTCTGGCTCTCTCTCTAAAGGACATATCTCCTGATGGTCTTAGACGCAGAAAAAGCTATTGCCGTTACGCTCCAGTGCTGAGTTCATTTATGTATCTTAAGTAATGCCGACACGCTGACTACCTTATATTTGCCGAAGTCGGACATAAAACCTATATGGTAATCACTGTGCAGGTGCAACAGCCAACAAGTGAGCTGGATATTTTGTATACCTCCCTTTATGTTTCACCGTAAAGTGTTCAGTGCAGATACGGTGTACAATAATGTtatatagcagaggttcccaaacgcggttcctcaaggcaccccaacagtccaggtgttGGGTATATCCATGGCTCCGCACAGATGGCtatatcaaattgactgaggtgctaattaagtcacctgtggccaggcatggatacatttaaagaaTATGTGTAGGGTGGGCAGCGCTATAGTTGAAGTGattgaaataaacagtttttaacaatatatattaaaattctttgtcaatttattaaaaaataaataaaatatgaatattatTCACTCCTCAAAATTAATTGGTAAAAATACAAATGTGCACCTAGATCAGTTCATCTCCATCTATATGTTAGACCATATGTGTCTGTTCCTGAATAGATGCCCTGATAAATCCACAGTTCGGTTATTTGATAGTTACCGATCACcgtattagaggtggaaaggcttccataatGGTGCTTCCATGCTGGAGGTGAATGTCCTCATTTAGATGGTGATTGCTGTGGTTGTCCTCATTAGGGTGGGTGGAAGTTTGCTGGTGGGTTCCGGGCTGGTTCAGACACAGGGTGGCGGTCTTGAAGAACTGAAGTGGTGCAGATggggggtcctaacgcgtttcactgcttccCCAAAAGAtttgcagctttgtcaaaggataCCATGCAGTAGGAAGTGAGGGTTTATATACCCTTCTTAATGAGGAGGATTAGTGACACATGTAACAGATAATTACTTCAATCACTTCAAAACATATCTAAAAAATGGGTATAGTGTTAGGAAGGCAGACCTGAtatatttatttaatccatattctATTATTATTAAAACTTATTGTGATTTTGCAGTTTATTTGTTTCTCTAAGCTTATTCCAGGAAGTGCAGGTTAAACTGTTTTTAACCAATAATCATATATGTTTACACCTGGTTGTTATGGTGATTCTatcatatatatttctattggtgactCAGTTTGATTGACATAAATTTCAGCCAATTAGATCATCTGACCCTTTGATCTAGAGCGGTCATGTGATCGCAAGTATTCTCCGTTATCCACGGAGGTCAGTTTGATAAAAAATGTATAACTCACTCACGTGACTTTCC
Proteins encoded in this region:
- the LOC135054549 gene encoding gastrula zinc finger protein XlCGF48.2-like isoform X1, which encodes MRCITDSLMDKDRSHMSERILNLTLEIIYLLTGEEYPVAIKTSGEWETPSSRPLVSGGLSRTQSPITVPPPHPLIHERHNDQKILELTKKIIQLLTGEEEEYIEEHRGLYKDVMMEDHRPLTSLDGPSNRDTPERCPRPLYSLDCTEENHGFPQEDQVIQSENLTNIKGEDTEGKEETYVTDMKAEDTEGEETYVTDMKAEDIEGEEKPYVTDMKAEDVEGEEETYVTDTKAKGIEGEEETYVTDMKVEDIEGEEETYVTDMKAEDTEGEEETYVTDMKAEDTEGEEETYVTDMKAEDTEGEEETYVTDMKAEDTEGEEETYVTDVKAEDIEGEEEIYVTDVKAEDVEGEEETYVRGDQQCKEEEIPTDISTDGCNRRNILTGCPVVSRECEIEDKDITKDYLEENTVSQILHPVPHRADISSVTSNQEEYSPDTSDIGPSITAHRTFPSSVDAKCFTQSIRLITHKPAKTRERPFPCSECGKCFTQKSHLAKHHRSHTGERPFPCSECGKCFKCKSYLVIHERIHTGEKPFPCSECGKCFRQKSALVVHEKSHTGEKPFPCSRCGKCFTSKTSLVKHQRNHTGERPFICSECGKCFKQNSDLVHHNRNHTILKPFPCSECGKGFKCKSDLVTHQRIHTGERPFPCSECGKCFTQKSSLVVHQKSHNREKRLPCFQCGKCLTCKSHLVTHERIHTGER